In Falco naumanni isolate bFalNau1 chromosome 15, bFalNau1.pat, whole genome shotgun sequence, the DNA window ctttcattaaagaTCTTGTACAATGGATgcaaatagaaatataaatggaaaatgaGACACTAGCCTTATATTGGTTTTACTTcagagtttggttttgtttgcttgggcATTTTGTAAAGACTGAAAAAGTGTTTGGAGTGGATGTAATACATATATTACACATCTGTATTgcctaaatatttaaaataaactcagtAATGCATGTTTTTTGTAGGAGGGAAGTGTTTTTTCATGCCTTCTTGGGCTTTATCCCCAACCCAGCCCATTTTAGCTGGGACCTAAACTATGTCTAAGCCTAGTGTTCCCCCCTGGCACATTACCTGTCAGCTTGCAGGTTTATCTAAACACAAAAAAGATGCTGCTCTAAATGAGAGGGGTAGAATTAGTTGATATAAAATTCCTCTGCAGTGTTGCACATACAGGTATGTTTTGATAGccacaaagtaatttttgtacAGGAGTGTGTATAAACTGTACTGGTAGACTTGCCTCTAGCTGGGAATTACATTGGTATAAATGCACACCTTTGACAGATACCGTTATGCAAATGCTTTCTGTAGACCCTAAGGGAggtcccagctcccagggatGTGAGGATATAAGGATGATTACCATAAAATTTTGAAGAGTTCTGGTTTTTCCAGTATGTTTTGTTAATATTATTGATACTTAAATTGTCACTCAGTTCAGGGACCTGACttgaaacaaatggaaataaaagggaTGTTTCACGTATCTCAGGCCTGTAGTTTTGCACTCTCAGCAATTTTTCATAGGCTGTGACAGATGTCCTCTTTTTACTCCCAGCTATGAGAGAGGTTACTGTTCCTGTCTGCCTGTTTTCATCCCCTGCCAAAAGTTATCACTGAGGAAGCAATTCACAGGAATGTCCTTGTATTAGGCAAAAATATCAGTCTTCCCCTAAACTAAATTATTGGTCTCAACTCATCTGGTAGGGTGTTCCTGCAGTGAGTTAACAGGTACTTACACATAATGCTTGAGTGGTAGATGGGTCAACAGTAAGAGGAGCTGGTCACGTCTTCCTTTATCACAGCTGGATACAGAAGACTTCTTTTCATATCCTCAGTTACTTCTTTCTACTTCCAGAGGCAGGTTTCAGCCTTCAGAGCTACAAACCCAGGCCAGTTAaataaatctgagaaaaaaGAGGACGGTTGAATGTATAGATGTTTCAAAAAATGGCCAACCTGGTATGACCGACCTCTAGCTCTGAGCTCCGGTGCTGTTCATTTGTATGGGTGGTGTAGGCTTCTGATACACAGCAATAATTTTTAACACCCTTAGGTTCTCCATGTCCTTTGTTGAAacattgaaaaaataacaacttGGATCCCTCAAAACTAACCAGGAATGGTCTGTTACTTTGTATGCAAGTACAGATGTGGCTGACTGTTGACTTCCAGTAGATTGAGGTGATCAGCGGTTGTTAATTGTTCCATTGCCTGTTTGCCTGAACTTAGACCAAATCACAAAAAGCATTTACTGCTTAATATTTGCTAAATATTATGTAATGGATAATTGTTGTCATGTAATTTTTGCACTTTTCAGAGCATGCTCATGATGCAAATAACTGAAGCTCTGTGTTTATGTCTTTCTTTGTAGTTTATGCAAAGGGGTTTGGATTCACAAACTAAAAAGCAActagaagaggaagaaaagaagataattaGTGAAGAACACTGGTATCTTGATTTACCAGATCTAAAGGAGAAAGAGTAAGCTTGTACCCTTCTGTGCTACTTATCATCGGATTGTTGTGGGGTGGGAGTAGAATATACCTATTTGttcctgtaaaaaaatattattaataacCAATTAGCTGAAGCAAAATTAGTGACAAACTGGCactacagctttttttattacttattttcagGGATGTTCTGAAGGTTGCCTAGTGCAGTTTGACCTACTTCCATTTCCTGTGTGTGTTGTTCTCTTTCACTCACACATTATTCTAGATGCATGTAATTAGTTTCTTTCAGGCAGGGACCAATTCaatcattgctgcttttttccttcatatggaaaaagaagtttgaaaCCTTGTGTTAGTAAATTCAGCTCCAGTCATGTGGTCAGATCCATTCAGGACAGTTCTGTCTTGAATCCAGCTCACTTCAAATCCTGCTTTTGAAATAGGATAGATAAtggcaaaaataaaggaaagttTAGCTTATAAGGAGGAAAATGTCCCTTTCTGCTATTTAGAAAGATGCTTTAAATAGCAAGAGAATGACTTTAGAACTTGCttgacttttcttctttcaaaagagaacaaaaattcCACCGAGGGGAGAGGATACATAACTTTCAAAAAGCTGGGATCCAGGGAATTAACTGTAGCTGAATAAGGTCattgataaattattttccattactgTTGGTAGATCTGGCAAAAAGGTATTTgagcttcagctgcagcaaggaaTGTTCAGGCTGGACATTGGGAGAATTTTTCTAACAATAAGGTTATTGAAGCACTGGAGTAGATTGCCTAAGGAGACACTGGATTCTACATCATTGGCAGTCTTTTGAGGACAGGTTAGATGGACCTCTGCTGTTCCTGGTACATGTTTGACTGATCCTACCTTGAGATAGGAGGATGAGCTTGATCTCTTCAGCCTCGTCCTGTGATAGTAGGAGATTATTTTACATGGGAGATGAAGAGGATAAGGGAAGAGGTGCGTATGTGTGTGAGGAAAAGAAGGATGGAACAATTCACGGAAGTACTTTTATCTAGCGCGTGTATTATGAACGCCTCAGGgtcatgtttcttttctcactCCATGCTCATtaaaagagggagaaaggggaaatCTTTCTCTGCTGAACAGAGTATTACACAGTGTTTTATATCCTGACAGACTCAACTAATGCCAGGTCTAACATcacaatgaaaaattaattagaagCTTTTGCTGGTATAGTAATGCCACCTGGAGAGTGATATTTATGTGGTATTTTTATTCTGGCAAAAGCATTAATGTGGGTGGAATCATACCAGCAAAGAGTGCTTTTTGTCAGGAGAGTTAATTTTGCTTGTGGAACTGGCACAGCTTTGCTGGCAAAAAGTATTCCTTTGCACTCCAAGCTCCTTGTATTGAAAGATTTATCAGACCAATTGTGCTTCAGAAAGTAGttgatgctttaaaatacactgtGGCTTTGTTTATTTGTGTGGGGGGAAGacagcaaatgctttttgcatttgtttaatttgattattttaaagtgCACTCTTTGACAGAATGCTGCGTTTGGGGTTTCATGCAGGAGCTTTATAATAGAAGAGAGGAGCTTTATGCCGTGTGAGGATCTACTTTATGGCAGAATGTCCTTCAAAGGGTTCAATCCAGAAATTGAGGTACTATTTACATGTTCTCTTTAGAGGGGATCTTGCATTAGGATTGAAGCCCTTGGGAATGGGGATTTGAGTGTTCACCCTGCATGCTGTTTGGCCTTTGCAGTACCTTCCATAAATTCTCCCACGTACAGAAGTCCGTGACTCAAACCAAATTGTTGATCAGTGCAGCATCTGGTAATAGAAGCTTTTTGTCTCCTTGTGTTGATGGTCAGTAATTGCATGACTCCTGCAGATTTTTCCTCCCTGAAGTGAGGAAACTGTCCCACATGCTGCTCGCCAAAACAATAGctcccttttcctgctgccatTTAATTTAGAGTCCAGTCTTCAAATATTCAGCACTATTTACTCAACACTTACTTGTGTAAGTAAGGGCTTAAAGTTCCAAAGTAAAAATTCTGGGCAAGGGagtcttcaatttttttctggcatgaTTTATGCTGATACAAGTACACTGAGAtggtaataaaaatgttaccaCAGAACTGAAGCAAGAGGATGAAGGTGTAAAGTCTAAGAGGTATACAGAAGGCTACACAAGGTGGTTTACTAGGGGATTCTTTTAGTTATTTGGAACTTGGTCTCACTGTGACTTGGCATATTATTGCTTCATGGGTTTTACTGTAAATCcttgcagatatttttccttcttaacaaAACCATTTCAAGGACTATGTGCTAAcatcacagtgaaaaaataattatgaccTAATTCTCTGGTCTCCTTAAGTTGTCTGGCATGCCCTTGAGGGTGTTTGAATAGTACAGTACACTGAAAACCCTGTCTCTGTGTTGCCACTTTTCCCAAAGGCAAACTCTAAGCTCAGCTTCGGAACAGACAGTcatgctgccttttcttcatGGGATTTTGTAGCAGTATGCTCTAGCCTGACCAGGAAAGGCAAATAATTATTAGATTTGATTCTTACCTTTTATGAGTTTCTCTTACCAGTGAATTTCAGCATAGTTACCATTGCATCAGGGTTACATGTTTAAGCTGtttcttactttgttttcagaagttaatGATCCAAATGAACTCTAGgggcaagaaagaagaaattgaagTGGATGATAAAATGGAGGCTGATGTGTCAGATGAAGAAATGGCCAGAAGGTAAGTTATATTTTATGACATAATCAGTATTAGCTAGGAATAAAATATGATACTACATTATGTGTgggaaaataaacccaaaaagcaaacaaacaaaacagtgcCCCCGCAACAGATATGGTACTTTGCAGGGCGGATTTCCCACAATTTCAGGTGTGTATTCACTGGAATCTCCATCACTTTTAGGGGGTAAAATACCTAGTGGGGGTTTTCTGCCCTTTGACATCCAGGTATTCCATGCTAATTCCCTCCTTGTTCCAGATtgcaaacaaacccaaactatGAGAATGAATAATAATGTAATAAGTGATCATAAGTACTTGTGCTGCTTAAGTTTCTGATGACCAGCTTTTTTACACCACTTAAATTATTGACTAGATTTATTCTTTGCCTCATTGacattttctctgattttagTAAAAACTGTACATTTTATATTACCTTTACAGATACGAAACATTAGTGGGAACAATAGGGAAGAAATTCTTGAGAAAAAGAGACCAGTGTGTGCTCCAGGATGAAGATGAAGATGGGAATAGTAACACAAGACCTAGcaagaaagctaaaaaaaagttcttaaaacCTCAGGATTAATGTCAACTGTACGACTGGAGCTAATAGGAATGTTATCTACCAAATATGGTACCACGAACTGGAGATTGTTCAAGAGTTTTTGCTATTTAATGTAAAGGATAGATTTGTAAATCTGAGTCTGTTCTCATTGAAATTTCTACCATCCACGTGACACACATTTTTCGAAGTGGATGTGTGTATATAATGGATGTCATACATCCTTTCCTCTCTCAGCAGCTTTTAATGTGTGGGGTACTAATCCCATCAgtctttttaaatgttgtgCATAACTAGATGGAGTGTCACAGGCAATCGAGAGCAACATTATTTACGATTTATGATAACATCTGAAAGAAGTAATTGGAGTAAAGACGAGCTTTGTCCAATCTAGTAAGGCAGTTCagctttcactgctttttttattatgaaaataaaaacctttgcTGTCTTCAAATTGAAAAAAGTCAGCAGAAACatgtatctctctctctcctttttttttttactgtgctaaaaataagatgagaaaagaacagagataaaatccattttgttgaattttattttttataaagcttatttaaaaatagggaggtttatagtaattttttttaatagagcaaGCCAAATATTGGGCAACATTTGCAGTTTGACACTTGAACAGATTGTGAGTcttaatttctgtcttccaaAAGAAGTTTGCTAATCTTGCctctttttcagcaaaaaaaatccagtcttATAATTATCTAGGTCTTCTCATAAAAGCGTAATAACAgcttcagaaatatatttgaaagctgaataaaaactgattttttgtgTAGTTAATGGTGGTGGTTTAGctaatttaatgtaaaaattatgCTTAATACTGTCTGATAAAAGAAGCGATCCTGTTTTGTGCTGGCCACAGATGTCCCCAAATACTAGTTGACTGCactgattttttctgtttagcatGCAGTGAAGCCATCTGGACTAATGTTGGGAAAGAACAGGAATTGTCATGCTCTTTGGTCAGTGGTCTGGGCctgctgaaaaatgttaatgtgGTCTTCCTTAAAATTATAGCAGTTCTCTCTATCCTGCCTTTcaacaagaaatatttctttttattacttcatttcCCCAGCTAGATGGCGAAGTTACTCAGCCTTAATGTTGACTCTCTGGAGGAAGAGGAATTTGTTAAATTGAAGTAGTGGCCATTCTGTCCTGGACacaagaggcttttttttttttttttttttttaaacaactgagtAAAGCAAGACATGAAACTCAAATTATATAAAGAAAGGGACTGTGTGTCAGCTGTATTTAGCATGTGATGTATGAACTATAATCCATATATCAAGAGCACCTCATTAGATATTCAAGATGGATCACACATGGAAAGAGAAATTTACTTTTAACCTAGTAAGGGGGGCCCCATATAGGTGGAAAGTCTGTGATTCATGATCTGAGAGAGTTTTCCAGAGCTAATTAAATGCTACTGGTTCAATTACTTAAAACCTGATCATATATTATTGCTAGCTGAAAAGAAGTTAATGATGGCAAGGCATTATTCTTCCTATGTAAGATGTGACCCGAGCTAAGAAATGATTTATTGGTGGTCATCACAAGAAAAACTCAGAATATATGCCATTATTCTTTCTTGCCTATTAGTAGGGAAGTGATTTCCCTCTACCTGAACACATTTCTTCAATGGAGAGAGAATTCCTGCAGAACTATGCTACATAGTTGAGGGGGAAAAGTGTGTTCTAGTGAACAACCAGCAACCAGGACACGTCACTGCAGTTGCATGCTGAGAGGCAGTGCATGGGGAAAGGTTCCAGTGGTGTCACGTAAAGGAGGTTTGGGGTAATTCTGGTAGTGGTTAGTGGCTCAGATGAACTCCTTGTGAAGTCTTTGTTTGCCAAGGCTTTATGCAGAGAGCTCGCTGGTAGGGCGGAGTTTGTGTCAGTCCAGTGGAGGTAATTTTGCGTAAGGTAAAGGGCATTCTGCCGTACATTGTTCCTTAATTTAATGTTATTTCCTGGGGAATGGCTGGAAGCGTGAGTGGCATGGTGCATGGGTAAGGGCATGAGTGAACTCTAAACAGCTTCCTAGAAAATCCATGACTTTGGGAGTGGGGAAGGGTGGTTCTCCTGTTTCCTAAACATGCTCAATACCGGCTGTGGAGAAATGATagattttggtttgttgttttcagATCTGGACGCTTTGTTGTTCACATTTAGCTGGTGGCTAGGTGAGCTATTGAAATGCTACAGTAAGAGCAATTACTAATTTTTAGCAGAATCTCTTTTTCATGGGGAGTTTGTAAAATGCACCTTTGAAAGCACCATCCATAGAGCATGATTATGAGcaagacaaaactaaaaatcagCCCTACGtgactttttaaatgcattttaagtgCCCAGAGTTACAAGCAGGCATTTTATGATGGGATCTTCTGAAATACCCAGCTATATTTCTAACCtgataaatacatatatatgtatgtattttaagtCTGGCTCTAGCTTCCTAGCCAGGGTGGAAACATTCTGCTGTATAAAATCTGTGCTTGAACTACTCTTGACAGAGATGTAAGTGTAGCGGTGAAATATTCATAATGCGAACCTACATTAATTCAAGCTGTCTTGGCTCTGACAGAGTCTCAAATGCAGATGCATTTTCATGTGCAACTTCCTAAGCTGTAGAACTTTCCCACGTGTTTCTAAGAggaaagcatttcttctttgaGAACAAAAGTGAGTTGAGTAAGTAGTAGGCAGTTTTGTTGAAGAAAATGGCTACCTACCTGCAAAATGTAATGGGTAAAGAGTTATGGGACACCTGGAGCGTTTGTGCCTGTCACACTAAGGTACCTATTAAAGCGAACAAAGCAAAGTGTGCCTTGTATTTTGTGCTCGCTGGCAGCTCGTGGTGAAGTTTAAGCACGTCTCTTGTCAGGTGAAGTTTTGTCCCTCCCTTCGACGGACTGACacttgtttatttctgtaataactGCTGATGTTGGAAACATGGAAGTGTAGAACAACTTCATCTTTCTTGCTGatgtttctcattttgttatttttattttgcttagtATTGGCTCTTTTAAAGTCCAGGACCAGAGTCCAACTGAAGTGAGCCATCCTGTATCCTCTCTTTAGTAATGCGTGACCTGATTGAACTTTGACTCTTGGAGGGGGGGTTGTTCAGTGGTGCCGTGGAGTTTGAACCGTGTTTCTTCTGTCATATGTTGTCTTTTCCAATAAGACACTCCATTATTTAATTCCACAATCGTGGATGGCCGTCGTTGCCATTGGGcattgcatgtgtgtgtgtgtgtaatggGCGGCTGGCCTGGGGTTCTGGGACTTGATCCAGCattcagacttaaaaaaaaaataaaaattgtttcatctttcttttaattggAAGAGCATACTTCTAAATTGTATTTGGAATTAGACAACTCCTGGGTGGGGGGTTCTAAGTGTTTGTTCTGCTTCATTTCAACAGCAGTCAGCAACTAAAACTGCACAATCGCTAAGGCTCTCATTAAACCGTTCTCAGAGTGTTAATAAAGTGTAGTGGTGGTGAAGGATGTCAAACATCCCATGTTTCCCTTCTGCATGTGAAAGCAAGTTTCTCTGAGAGCTGATGCTTTAAGGACttgattgtttcttttctttttaggcTGGGAGAGCATCTGCCTTCTACAATAATGCCTCGCTAATGGAACCTCAGCATGGGGCCTctgggtttgtttggtgttgtttggttttacaCTACTCTCATCTCAGACCCTTGAGGCATTTTGGGTCTGGCATTCACACCTCAATAACCTGCTTTCATCAGCTTTTGGGGAGTTAACTGTGAAACAGTTCCTCGGCTGTATGTGTTGATACTTCATGTGATTTGATGTTGCACAGTGAGGACCTGGTTATAATTGTCTCGTTAAGAGGGAAGAATCCTGCTCAGAGAATGGCTATCAACAGATGGAATTGGGGAGAGGGTTGAAGCTTCCGTCATCGACAGCCCTGTAGGTCTTTAGTAAGAACTGAACTGTAGAAGGGGGTATCTGCGTTGAGTCCCATCATTGCAGGCACAGGTAAAAATGCTGATAATGAGCCTATAGACCTCTGCCCCAGAAACCCTTGCGTACCATAACCTGAGCAATTACCAGGGACCAAGAGCAGGAACATCTCTGAAGAAGCTGGGAGACAAAATAAGCGGTCTGTTAATGACTGTCCTCGAGGCAAGAGGCAGTGGCACCAGAAGACGGCGAGTTCATTGCGAGAGAAATACGGTTTGGTGACCTGGGTGAGTGCAGATGGGAATTCCCATCAACTGGAATAGAGGTGGTGAGTGTGTTGAAGCTCACAATGTTCCTTGGGGTGTCAGGGAACACCACATTTTGATCAATGATTTTGAAAGGGGTAAAACCCCTTAATGGGACCTTAGTATGGTGAGAGAATAATAACACAAATTACAGAGCGAAGTCCTTAGTTCTGTTACTTATAGAAAAATGTTCCCGCCTCTGTAAAATCTTTCagtgtcccctgtcccctctTGCTTGGCCCTCAGATCCTTGTCCCCATGCAAGTCCATGCGCACCCAGGCCACCAGTTGCTGCCACGACTGAtgggcagggaagagctggcaTGCACCGCGGGCAGCCCGGAGCTGTTGGCTGCTGAGCCCAGCAGAGGCAACGGCTACTGAGTCTCCTCTCTGGCaatcattttcttcctcagcctACAAGCTCTTTATCCAGGAACCTGTAGGATCTGACCACCTCTGACACAACTGTCAGATTTGTTCAGTGTTGGCCTGTTTGGTTCAAGAAGTTTGTGGTGGGAGGGGCTGACCAGCAGATCGTTAGTGTGATTGATCAGACCTCATTTACTTAGCAAATGGTGTATGCAGGAGTCGTGCAGTTGGAGGAGCTGTACTTAAAGCAactatttatgtttttattttgttttatttattttcaggcatACACTTAAAGTATTTGTGAGATTTATGATCAAGTCATGTCTTTGAGCAAAAAGATACACTATCAGAGGGAGGAATCAACATTGGACCAATACTTAGGATTATCGTAGATTGGGGAGGaagtgtttttcagtgtttctgctatttttttgaTGCTTTGGAGAATGTTTCCCCTTTATCGGTGGCTTCCTTGTTGGGCTTTTTGCAGAGAGGCATGGTAGGcggaaaaacaatttttaaaaaatggggaaaTGTGATTGtgaaataattctgaagaaatTCTAAAGAAAGATTTTGTCAGCTCCTTGATTGTTTTCACTTTGATACAGATGAATGAATTTGCTTGTGACATGAAAGCTCTTGTGCTAAGCAGTACTCATTCAGGACAGCCATATAGAGTCCCATATTGCTGTgcacaaaaagggaagaattaaGGATATAGTGG includes these proteins:
- the MPHOSPH6 gene encoding M-phase phosphoprotein 6 encodes the protein MAAEVKTKLSKNLLRMKFMQRGLDSQTKKQLEEEEKKIISEEHWYLDLPDLKEKESFIIEERSFMPCEDLLYGRMSFKGFNPEIEKLMIQMNSRGKKEEIEVDDKMEADVSDEEMARRYETLVGTIGKKFLRKRDQCVLQDEDEDGNSNTRPSKKAKKKFLKPQD